DNA sequence from the Osmia lignaria lignaria isolate PbOS001 chromosome 2, iyOsmLign1, whole genome shotgun sequence genome:
TTGCAACTACCCCCGGGGGCCGtcgaaaaaatacaattttttgttGCACTTGGAAATATTGCGAATAATAACGCTTGAATTATGTTTGAATAATATTCGTAAAAAGCTTCGAAACGTAtgctttccttcttcctttttaaataaataagtatattatattatcccACTTATCACATACCAcgtcatatatttatttatatacaaataaataaatgagtGTACAATACTAcgtgtttatttaaaaaatttcttgaaaCTTTCATTCATAAATTATTGCTAAGGATTTATTACATTTTCAAGAATTCAAAAATGAttcgaaaaatgattaaaaagtgAGTAGAAACGGAAAAGGAACTTTGGTAAGTAATTTACATAAATcaaatatacaattacaaaaagaaaatccaaGTCATAACGAGTTCGCTATCAGAGTCGCAAAgatatgtttaattaaaatcatttcgcATCATCGAATCGTCAATTTAATCTATGATTTTCTAAATAAACGACGATAGCGAAcatgtattttttaaaaaaatgcaacGCTTCTCACTTCACTTTCGATTCATTGTTATCGTTCGAAATAtcaattgtaaaatgaaatcGCCTTAAAATTACACACTGAACCATTCAAACTAAAATTACTTCTAGTGGAAAGTTCCGTGCGAAAAACATTCATTGACGAGTAATAAAGACAGGCATTATCTACGCTGCATACGTTAATTAATGTGGTATGTACGCTCGGGTGCAACTTAggcttcttttaattaatattacattaatttcgTAAGATGCTTTAGTTGCACGCGAGTATATCAAGTTcttaataatttcaaacattGTATAACTTTGCGTGTAtcagaatttattatattctcTATCTTAATTATAGATGTTGCGTAATTTCGATTTATCcgagaagaaaattattattttttatattatacgaAATTATAAACTTACAAATGTACGCTATTTCTTCGTTTCGTAATAGCACGTCTAATATTCTATTTATGATCATTGTACATCAATCGTCAGGAATAAACCGTACAACATACACAGTGTGTTCTAATTTCAACTGTATACAACTTCGTTATTTCCTcgattatttattcataaatataacaaaatttattatacaaaacgaTGTTAATTGTGCGTTGCAAAATAGACGCAACAAAAGATATAGTTGCacttgaaaaaaagaagaaagaagggatGTCGTATTACTCTTCATTTTTGTACGAACAGTTTTGTTATGTTATATATCTAAATAATCTGAGGAAATAACGATAGCGTAAACGTTATAAGCTGGTAATATTATACTTGCGAATGCCGCTTCGCAAAGAGGAGGGTGCAAGTAGAACATAAGAAGCATATTAGTAAAtaccttaaaaaaagaaaatttgtttttctttgtaTGTTATCACTTTACATTTGAAAAACTCTTAATATAAATCTACTAATTGTAAAAATGCAATTTATCCGACGCCATGCATCACACATCATCGTATtatcatcgtcatcgtcgttaCTTTAAATCGTAGAAATGACATAAAAATCCTTCGCTTACTAAAAACTATACAGTTAATAACATTAGTAGTTACTTTTCTTCCCTTATtcctaatttttcattattacaatattgtgttttttttttctttcaagtcGATATtggtattttttttcattttccatctgAAAGGACTTTTTCTAATATGAACTTTttgatacgataataatataCGTGATTATGATCGATTGGATATTATAAAAGCTTTACGAACAAGTTAAAATTATGTCAAGTGTATCATGTTCTTTTCttatcgatgaaaaaaaaaagaaacgaatccgCTTACTTAATTgagaattatttcaaatatgtatattgtacatattcttttttttttttttttcaccacaATTGATCTTTCATTTTTGCGCGCGCGGTCTTTATTACCCATATTCTCTCAGTGTAAACAGCAAAAAATTCATTCACACTTATTTTGCTCGCGTATTTGCACCTTACAATTATCAAAACAGTTCGCGCACTGTTTTGTTGTCATAAAAAAGTTCACCCACTTGTGTTAAAAACTTGTTCCGGAaggtctctttttttttttacttttcttattttcttatacAGACGAAAGCATCAATACTGCGCGATTTTTCTGCATCTACAACAATAATACGTCGGTAATGCTTCTATTATGGATCGTTAATATCTTACTATGTCTATTTGTTTATTAACTTATCCCGGATCAAAAGTTTTAGCTTGCTCTTCAGTCATGCAACACTACTTTTCGaatcattttctaatatttcgTTCTTTCTTAAACAGTCAGGCCTTCCAAGgtataaaagaaaacgatacaTTGAAAGATATCCGAGCAAacgataaaataattgttataaaaagtataataaaattgtgTGCATATAtccatttgtttatttattctcttCTATGAAGAAAAGTATTACCTGAGGAAGGaaccattatttttcttattttttctttcatatGCTAAATCGTATCGCGCAAGATGAAGCGTTAAGAGAGCTGAGAAATTGTTTCATGCGAAgatttacaaatattaatatacCTTGCATAGTTTTCAAAAAGATTCTAAGATACTGTTGGAACCTTTCGTCGTATATTTCGTTTTTATCGATTATTAACGAGCAATTACTCGAGCAAAAGTGTCGATATTGATTATTATAATGATCTTtttgaaaagaataataatgattatgatggtgatgatggtgatggtgatAATGACGATAATAATGACGATGACGGCGatggtgatggtgatgatgatgacgaCGACAGTGACAACAACAATGATaatgatgacgatgacgatTATAATAAGACTGAAAGTGATATTCATGATAATGGTGTCGACTGCGATGCAAACATTTCTTGTTTTCCATGGCGTTCTTAAATCCTGGCAGTGAAAAACGAGTTAACATGAATGGCGACGATGTATATCTTGGTATATACGATAGATTGTTTGCTCTTATTGGTGATGATAACTTCTGGGCCAGATTCGGCCTTATTCGGGATCACCAGTTAGCCATGCCAGGTTTATTTAATGTCATGAAGTAAATCTGGCACGAACTTCCACCTTTTGCTGATGAGAAAAATACCTGAAAAACACAAAGGAATTCGTgttattacaaataaatgaaaatattttaagtagACCAAGTTATTGCCCCTATAAATACCTTATCATTACGCTCGCAAAGGAACTTGAGCCGTTGAGCTTTCTTGTGCATGAATACACCATCGAGGTGCCCGCTCTCTACGCTTCTAATCTCAATAGCTTTATTACCCCAGCCCATAATCTGCCCTGTGCCAATGTAGGCAACACTCGTAGGCATCTCACCCCATTGAAGGACCATGGTTTTCGAAACTCTACCGTATGTGTTTACGTATACACCTTCATTGTCGTAGCATAACAATAGCTGCATACCATTGCTATTTGGTAATGCGACGATGCAATGTGGACAAATAGGACCCTGAGtctgtaatttaaaaatatattgttactACAACTACAGAGGATGACTGTTTCGATATTTCAATCGTCTTTGAAGAAAATCTTACATGTTTTGGTAGATAAATATCGTAAACGGTAGCAGAATCCAAATCAACAGCGTGAAAACCATCAGCACTACCATAGATAACCTTCAACCTTGTACCTTCTTCTATAGTAAGGTCGACGAGAAGTGGTCTATGCGCTAGTTCACCGAACGATTTAAAAGCCATAAATTTGTGGTATGGTTTTGGCGCCCAAGCATAAATCTCTATGGAATCCTTTAGCGCGATGACCAGAAACTTTATTCTTTCGTATTTAACTATTTTAAAGTGTACCGCGCCTTGAAGGTCGCCAACGTTAATCCATCCATTGCGTCGTTCCACTtgctgtaaaaataaaattcgaatGTATCGGATACACCTTAGTGTGAAAGATATACTTTCAGGTTTCATAAAGAACTTACATCACTGTGTCCGTCGGTTCTTAAAATCTTACTTTTCAACCAGGAAAGATAATACACCCGTACTCGATTCTTCTTCCCACTAATTGTAACCAAAATATTTTGACCTTCAAGAACTTCCATTTGTTGAAATCGTCTTCTACTTATTAACTGATAAACTTTGCCTTGTCCGCTTCTATCCAACAGCATAAGACCATTCTCCGTAccaattaataaatttactCCTGTAAGCATACGGATATTACGTTAAATTAATAACGTGAACATACATAACTATTTCATAAAGATTAAACATACTCACCCCATAGTGCAGCACAGAGAATTTCACTGTTGAAACGTTTCTTATATTTGCGTATCTCTGGTGTATCAGACGCAAGATCATGACTGGTCGGAGTTACATTAACATTCACGTGAGATTCCCTTCTGGCTGGTCCGGCACCGAATCCAAAAGTCAGGAAGGATCTCTGCTTCTGTTGAAGCGCAAATGGGGGTGGTGATTTAACTGCTTGGCGATACTGTAACAAAATATACTTTGAGATTCCGCTCGGCTAGAAATCGGATGTTAAATAAATCAAACCATTAAAGAGAGAGTTATATTACTGTAATTAATAATGCTACGAAGAAAACCAGTAAAACGGTATTAAAGAGagaattagaagaaaaatattataggtaGATATGTACGATGAAATTACATGCAGttagaatatattaaattcacacaagaaaattaatgaagagATATAAAGTTTCTTTAAGAATTCAATATAATCGTATGTAGTGAAAGAAACCTAAGACTGTTATCAATTTCCTTAACCAGTTCTACAAGAAGAAATCAATAACACAATGTTCTACATAGTAATACGAGCATACAATTCATTAATAACTACActgaaaaagagaaatggaaaaGGAAAGGAGGGGGCAAGACTGGTCAATAAAACTACCTAGCAGGCCCGTGTCTGATTGTTAGGGATAGACTGGATCAAAGCAGTGATGGACATTAGGACAATCTTTCGTTTAACGTGTTAGTTCCTAATTGATCTGTGTTTTGTAATTGCCCTGATGCCCATGTCCCTGATATACGAGGTTGAGAAAGTAGAAAGGTGTGATCCCTTTGTGATGACATATGCAGTGATTGTGGTCACAAAAACAAGCACAAACTCCAGAAATGATTGTAACAAATGAGATATGAAGCAGAAAGTGACATAAACAGTGACAGAAATAAAGGACAGGTGAGATAAATGAAGgacataaaaaatatcatatcataATTGATATCAGGTGTGTAGCACCAAGGACAGATGTACAAGAAAATCAAAACGAGGACAGCATGAATTACGTGTATAGAAAACTGGCATTCCATACATGAAACATTAAGAGTGAtagaagaaattttttattgttatttcttTCATAGAATTTCCTGCATAGGAGGAAACACATTCTCATTTGATAAACATATTATTGCAAAAAGAAGGCAGAAAAGCAACACTGAATGGTAAATCGATATCGAATGGGTACTTACATTGCAATTAGTATTGGGATTGGAATGGTCAGTAGAAAGGGCCCTGCTCTTCGGATTAAAGCTCCCACGTGTCCCACAACACACAACAGAATTCTGAATTAGTCACGTTGACAGACGATATGGGACTGTTTTGTGCGGGGTTTTTCGTGTAAAATACAATGGACAAAACGGATGAATCAAACTTAATGATTTTCTTACGACTTCGGCCACCAAAGTACTTATTCATAAGCAAttgtatttttatacaattcgtGTCCTTTATAGaagtatgaaaaattaattatctgcCAGagtgattaaccctttcactggcGACCTCCATTGCGGTAGAAAAACGATCTGTGTGCTAATttagtaattaattatatttaaaacgtacttttattttcgtttcagaggaataattgaaatttatgactGCGACATCTGGGCTGGGTTTAAAGGGCGTTAAGAAAGTAATGGTCATAAAGATGATTCTCCAAATCATGGTGGGTGGATATTACCGATGATCTGATAATTAAGGAGAAGTGAATTTTCAATCAAATGAACATTACACTTGTGGGAACTATTATAACTTTTGTCCCATGCATTTTTCTGTTGTATTCTCGAATTCAACGACGTTTCatttatatatagaaaaaaTCCGATTCTAAAACTATAATTGTGCAAAAATAATACTATGATAGTAATGGAAAAAGAGCAAAGATCCTACGAAGCGTTCAATGATAAATCAAACATAgaaagtatttcttcttttcaagtAAATTTTTAACAATGTACAGAACAAAAATACTATGTGCATGATGAACTTAGTGACGGCTAAAAAGAAAGCAAAAATTTCATCTAGTTCACTGTTCACATTtgcgagaaagaaagaggaataCGAATacgaaacgaaataaaaaaaagaaaaaaaaaaaatagacataACACCGATCACAGAATGAAGAATTGCACGAAGAACACAAAAAAGATCGAAGCTTCAATGAATTCTACCGAAAAAAGCAGTACTTTGTATTTTTACAAATTGTCTGATCTATTCGATAACGTCTTCGAATCAAAAGTGTTCGATCGTTTCACAATTTACCGCTTTTCCTCGATAGTGGCAATGTTCGTTATATTTCTTTCAATGCACTGGAAACGTACATTCAATGAAAGATACATCTCTTATAGAGATATATGAACATGAACGAACCATTAAACGTATGAGTGCATTAACGTATACGTAGAAAGAACgagataaaaatgatatataaatatgatCCAACCTCCTCGCTGGTAGTTTTGTCTTGTCGTTGACCCGGCGATGATGTGAGAAGATCCGGCAAGACAGAGCTAGGTCGAGATCCAGGGGATGAATCTGATCTCTGGAAATCAGCTCCACCGCCTGCACCTCTTGGACGATCGCTGCTTTCTCGATTCTGTAATGGAATCAATTTACGTTTAAATCGATCATTTCAGTGGGATACAAAGATCAAAGAAAAAATATGGAACGAAATCTGCTTGAAGATTAACACCTGAATTTTGattctacaaaaaaaaaaatcctccaTAAATgcgtttcatttaatttctctTAATGTGAAATCTAAAAATTAGCCTAGGAAGAGTCAGGGAGAGACCAACCTCCTATTTCCCTGCAATTCTCCTGGACTCAAAATaaagattaaattttaaattattcctttAATTCCTTAATAATAAAAGGGAAGACTAAATTATGATGATAAGATCTTATATCGTTCCTGGTGACCTGTTAGAAATAAAAACGTAGTCTTAAAAGCATAGAAAAGAAATACGCATTTACGTTACAAAGGATCTTCTAAATTATGTCATTTAAGAACAAGAAGACCGGTCGAGATGGGCCACCTTCTTTTGCATTAAacgttataataattttagCTCTCTAAACGACTTTTTTTTCCAACGCTGCCCAACTAAACGACTGCATTTTTAAATTCAGGTTTTAATACCATCAAGCAGACtgtgaattaataaaaaaaaaagaaaaaaaaagaaaattcatcaaACATTAAATGGAAAAATCGATAGACATAAAGGAGCACAGAAAAGGAAAGGGATCTTTATGAAATGATAGGCAACGAGAATCAGGATCGAAGAATACTATCAAAATGTCGACAAAAAAATAGTGCAAGCAAAAAATGGgggggaaaaatgaaaatgggtGTAAGATAAGCAATAGATGAAGTAATTACTCAGGCAAATATGAATAAACTTGACTAAATCAATAAATCTATACATCAGTACTAACGATAAAGCTTAACAGAAATAAATGAACATCGAACATTTCTTTCTCACGtactaattaaaaaagaaagaatctaTACATCAGTATAACTAAGCTTAATATCTGAAAAGAACATCTTTACACACTTAAATTGTAAAAAGTACACAGTGCAGAACACAAAATAAAATGCATTCATGCATCAAATATATCTGAATGAATAAAAATCGCTTGGATATTTGTATCGTCTATCTACTACACAGCTAAACATATAATAAATAGTACATACGTTTCTGAAAATAACAATGTAAGCATAGAATAAGCAGCTTCTTTTCTCTTTGTACTAATTAAATTAGTAAAGCGTGCAACatgataaaatatcaaatttcctATGAAGATATATCGATTGTACATAGATTTAAATCTACAGgatgttaaaaaaagaaaaggttcaGGACCTTAAGGGTAGATAATGACagaatttcgaataaaattttatctaaataattttcatataaatattgaagattattaaaataaaaatttattcattattcgagACAAGTTGTACTGAACAGGGGTCGACAAACTGATACCGTTCTACGTAATTTCTGTAGGTTTAATTCTAAGGGTGACGTATATCACCcccatttattaaaattttttttcttcatctctCGAGTGTTATCTACTCCTAAAATTCTGAATCATTTTTTTAACAGCCTGCATACATACAACTCAAGTGTTGCGATAGATTTATCGTGTAACTCTTTTAGACTTTTATCCTTAACGCAATACATTACACATTCTACTACCACTGTGTACAAAATGTTTTGTACGAACACGAAACATTATGTAAGTAACACGCGATATCTGTAAATAAAAGGAACTGTGTTACTTGCCTAACATTCCTTGTTAGTACAATAGTCGAAATAATTGGATTGTATAACTGAAAATCCGTAATTTCATTATAAGGTACATAATCACTTAGGCTTAAATTACAACAAATAAAGAATTTGTTTTAACGACAAACAATGTTCAAGATAAGTATCATTGATCGATACTTTCTCGAACGATTATCAAGAGAAATGCTGAAAAATGTCATTtagcatatacatatatttgattCACTGTACAAGAATAAgcgcaattaaattaaataattttattatttattgtggCATTAATATTAGGCTGTATCGTATGAAATGATAGATTTTGAAACATAGAAAATCTGACACGATTGTCGGGCTGTCTACATTTCAAGACTGTCCACTAGATATGATACAACTAAATAATCAGATACTTCagggaaacagaagaaaaaagaacataAAAGATGACCAACATTGCTGCATTTGTACATTAGTTTTATGAATAACGATGAAAGAACACAAAACGCACTTCGTATTATACCCAAGACAAAGCATGCTTGTGACACATGCTGCGATATAACAATAcacaaacatatatatatatatatcacatACGACGATTGGTAAACATGAGCAATCATGCAAAAAAGACAATCAATTTCGATGACAAGGTATCGAACCGTACGCACTCACGAGGACGTGTGTGAAGGTGTAACGCACACCCGCACCCACGCACGCACGTACGCATACATTTGTATGTATGAATAAAAGTTAACATATTCGATGTTATCCTGGATTTATGGTGGCAAttcctttatatttttctgtGGGTACTGTTTCTTGTTTCCTTTTcctataaaataatgatttctCTTCGGTACGATCTTGATTCACGACCGTGCAATTTCCAAGCTCAatgatatttaagaaaaaaaaaaaaaaaaaaaatagagaacaaaggaaaatgttaacaCAGAACACACGCACACAGGATCCGCATAAAAACGattagtttttcttttcttctttttaagcTGCATGAGCCTGATTCATTGATAACGATATCCCCTTTGTTTAATGCTTCTTTGTATATTAAGATTCTTGCATGAACATGCATCACAGATTAACTCTTTTTTAAATCGTTATACTGTTATCGTAACACTGTTGAATACCAATTTATAAATCCAGTGATTAGAGATCGTACATGCAGGCacaaaaaggaaatgatacttCATTTGTATGCTGATAAATTTCGCAAGGTTTTAAGAATCGTCTATCATTAGTTAGAATGCATCCTTATACACACActcgtattaaaaaaaaatgagaaattaatTCACAAATGAAAGtatatatgaaatattaattaaatgttaatttaaaagCGAATTCCTTTTTTGTATCAGTTACTTTAACATCAGAAGAAACCTAATTAATTGAGATCGAACCAAATTTCTCGTTAATTGGCTTCTTTATTAAATCCCGCGATGTTTCGTCGTGATGATCGTAGAATTCTAGTTAGATACTGGTAATAATTACCAGTTTGTCCACACGGTCATGTATCGTCGAAACAAGATGAATATCTTCAAAGAAATTCCATGCGGTTATTCCTTCCTTATTAGACTTGGAATTTGAGACAATAATTGTAGAAACAAGCTTTGatgtatataatattaaacGCAACAAAATTAAGGAGAATAGTGGTAGTAGTAGAagtaataattagtaattatagTATTATTCTCATCCTGTGGATTAATAAAAGCCAGTAATGCTCATACAACAATGAATTTCGCATCGACCccattttcaacaatttacaataataatctGAAAAGTTACATTCGGTAAAATTGTTAACAATAGCGACGATAGTAGAgattataaaaacatttttcgTACAATAACAACCCCCATCCCCCCCAGACTAATTCTCCACGACACTTCAAGattaaatatttatgatataAATTTTCTTATGCAATATGAATGACACACATTTCACAAATGTGATTTGTTTAGTAAGGACAAACACATCATGAGTGAAGAAAATAAATCAGGTAAAGGGATTAAACGCAGAACATCGTAAAAGAAACAGTAAACAGTAAGTACAGAAAGCCTGCATTAATTGTTTATCAATAGCTTCAagattgattattaatatgcaATAAAGATTTCTTTACCGATTAAATAAGTCGCTTTTTAATGCTACCCAATAAAATTCATGAACAATTTAATGAAATCTCAATGCAACAAACAAAACTATGAAAGCAAGGAAGAGTATTGTATATTAATAAAGTGAAAAAATGTCCTCGTCCTAAGTTATAACAATACTATTAGTAACACTATTAGCATTAGTAATTATATATGACATTAGATCCATTGTaccaaaaaatatgtataaatataatgtaTGTTATTAATATTCTAATGTATCTCCATAAAAGATTTGTGGGCCATTGTTCGAACGAACGATCTAGTTAAAAAGTAGTACAGGAGGtaatatagtaatactgatgatagaataatattgataatgttaataattaatgtATCCTACTGATATCTGGTAAATCTGAAAAgtaaaaccaaaaaaaaagaaaacgtaatAAAGACAGAGGAAGGAATAATAGGAAAATGCGCCTAAAAAAGTCAAGCGTAGCTGACTAGCTTGCTATGTCGAATTATTATACATGGTTAGACATCGGAAAACTGAACGTAAAGGTCCAAGTTTCAAATATGTCTgtcaatatttcttttacaataAGATAACATAACACAAAATAAATTCACCAcgaattcaaatattaaataaatatatgaatacAACATATTGCACagaaaaaagataaatgaaattgtaaaaaaagaacATGTATGTGAGAAAGTCTTGCAATCATCATTTCATGTCTACTTATTATTATTTGAGAAAATCTtcatatttctataaaattcagGGTACCACTTTGAAACCAAAAACATTCACAATTCAACCTTAAATTTTACATCTATTATTCGGCCAACGAATGGCACCTTTTTCCTATTATACAATTATTCCTTTACCCTAATAAACACCCTTTATcataaaattagaaatgaaaagtGTATAGAAATATCGACAGACATATCAGGGAGGTAGACATTTTCGAGATGGAACTTCGAAAATCCACAAAAAAAGGGTACCAAAGACCGAAGGTagagattaaataaaaaaaaattaaaaaaaaaaaaacaaaaaaaaaacaggtgaTGCGGTTAAGGTGTCTTTCAGGCAAGCACACAGGCAGGGCTTTGTAGGGGGGACTGACCTGGATAACAATGGGGCTGTATTCGCTAGCCGTTGTACTGGCCGTAGATTTAATAGTTCCTGCTTCGTCAATCGCGGCCGAAACCGCGTCTGATGGTCTACAACTGCGTCTTCTCATAGTGCCATCTTTTTCACGTCCAAAGTCGAACCTTCTGCCCTCGTGTTTACTACCGAAAACGATCTCGCTCTCGGTCTTTTCCCTTCTAGGCCTTTGTAGGCCATCACGACCGAACGAAAAGTCTGTCAGCACCGGTTCACCGGCGCTCACAGATGTACCTTTTTTACCAACGATACCGGCAACACTTATCTCGCTTCCACGACGATTACCACTTGAGAATATACTCGACCGCGTGAAATCGGATTTCTGTAAATATGCAGAATGCCTTGTCGAAGGGAAAAAGTCTGAATTTTCGCGACGAAAAGCTCGTGCAAACGCGCTCGACGTATTGCCGAGCTTCGAATCGCTTTCCTGTCTTCTATGAACCGCCTTTaactgttgttgttgctgttgctgttgttgctttTGATGATGTTGCTGTTGAGGATTATTATCGTACTTTCTACGCGACAATTGTTCTTGATTTTTTAAAGTTTTCTCCGATGAGGACGTTGAACGATCCTCGTTAACCGAGTGATGATTCGTTTCCGTTGTATCTTGCGTATGCTCTTGTTGTTTCATTTTATCCAATCTATCGTTAAAACCCTGAAAGAAGCGGGTGAAATCCCACTCCTTCAGAAGGAGCTGCTCGTCTGCTTCCGAACACCGGTTGTTGCTAGCCGTCGTGGCTCGATCGTCTGACATCTGACTAAGTTTCTAGGGAGTGCGCACGAGGGTAATAAACATGATGACgacagaaattaaaaaaaaaaaaaaaaaaagaagaaaaaaaaaagaaaataacatacACAAAATAGGAGAGATAAAGAAATTGCGTGCGGCGATACATAACATGATATATAGCTGCGATGGCAGTGCAATGCAATGATTCAAGTGAATGGTATAATTCAAGTTACTTGCAACGGTGGTGataatcataaaattattattatatgttatATTGATTTACTAGATGCGATGCGCTTGATTAATgagttaattaatgaaattcttcTTTCATAAAACGTTCACCACCGCGGCAATGCAATGTACGTGTAACGCACCACAAGTGCATATCGGAACTGTACAAAAGATTGAATTACAAGAATTCTTTTAGGACGAATAATACCGGTGAACAAATATTTCTGACTTATTACAGAATATCAATG
Encoded proteins:
- the msn gene encoding serine/threonine-protein kinase msn isoform X1, giving the protein MAHNLAPSVNCSLDDIDLNALKEPAGIFELIEVVGNGTYGQVYKGRHTKTGQLAAIKVMDVTEDEEEEIKLEINVLKRYSNHRNIATYYGAFVKKSSPGKDDQLWLVMEYCGAGSVTDLVKSTKGQSLKEEWIAYISREILRGLSYLHSNKVIHRDIKGQNVLLTDNAEVKLVDFGVSAQLDRTIGRRNTFIGTPYWMAPEVIACDENPDATYDNRSDLWSLGITALEMAESQPPLCDLHPMRALFLIPRNPPPRLKSKKWAKKFHGFIETVLVKDYHQRPYTEQLLKHPFIRDQPTERQVRIQLKDHIDRCKKRKQEKERDDYRYSGSENEEDEPALAGEPSSIVQAPGGDTLRRNFQQIQEGRTLTQEVAPQPPAAKEKPSGRSQRDIPEPGPPARPAIPHRLIVVPDPQPPSRPLPPTPRDDPRQPHKVSTPPSNHQPLISGGGSGGSGGQAASQRNSHVFKPMLPPRKPEDLDMLAAQLNELGVSQGPEAPPRPNRQHKGPAASSTSNLVQPVSSNDQNSKQMPQSSSILDQALSVESDSDDDLEDVGGNNARNDGTLLASDPPKPLPEFSPFRPSTDPSSTSSHNAQNSHLEGKPKGGAPNRPLPPTPDEEESGDRTLVMKRKLSQMSDDRATTASNNRCSEADEQLLLKEWDFTRFFQGFNDRLDKMKQQEHTQDTTETNHHSVNEDRSTSSSEKTLKNQEQLSRRKYDNNPQQQHHQKQQQQQQQQQLKAVHRRQESDSKLGNTSSAFARAFRRENSDFFPSTRHSAYLQKSDFTRSSIFSSGNRRGSEISVAGIVGKKGTSVSAGEPVLTDFSFGRDGLQRPRREKTESEIVFGSKHEGRRFDFGREKDGTMRRRSCRPSDAVSAAIDEAGTIKSTASTTASEYSPIVIQNRESSDRPRGAGGGADFQRSDSSPGSRPSSVLPDLLTSSPGQRQDKTTSEEYRQAVKSPPPFALQQKQRSFLTFGFGAGPARRESHVNVNVTPTSHDLASDTPEIRKYKKRFNSEILCAALWGVNLLIGTENGLMLLDRSGQGKVYQLISRRRFQQMEVLEGQNILVTISGKKNRVRVYYLSWLKSKILRTDGHSDQVERRNGWINVGDLQGAVHFKIVKYERIKFLVIALKDSIEIYAWAPKPYHKFMAFKSFGELAHRPLLVDLTIEEGTRLKVIYGSADGFHAVDLDSATVYDIYLPKHTQGPICPHCIVALPNSNGMQLLLCYDNEGVYVNTYGRVSKTMVLQWGEMPTSVAYIGTGQIMGWGNKAIEIRSVESGHLDGVFMHKKAQRLKFLCERNDKVFFSSAKGGSSCQIYFMTLNKPGMANW
- the msn gene encoding serine/threonine-protein kinase msn isoform X3, which encodes MAHNLAPSVNCSLDDIDLNALKEPAGIFELIEVVGNGTYGQVYKGRHTKTGQLAAIKVMDVTEDEEEEIKLEINVLKRYSNHRNIATYYGAFVKKSSPGKDDQLWLVMEYCGAGSVTDLVKSTKGQSLKEEWIAYISREILRGLSYLHSNKVIHRDIKGQNVLLTDNAEVKLVDFGVSAQLDRTIGRRNTFIGTPYWMAPEVIACDENPDATYDNRSDLWSLGITALEMAESQPPLCDLHPMRALFLIPRNPPPRLKSKKWAKKFHGFIETVLVKDYHQRPYTEQLLKHPFIRDQPTERQVRIQLKDHIDRCKKRKQEKERDDYRYSGSENEEDEPALAGEPSSIVQAPGGDTLRRNFQQIQEGRTLTQEVAPQPPAAKEKPSGRSQRDIPEPGPPARPAIPHRLIVVPDPQPPSRPLPPTPRDDPRQPHKVSTPPSNHQPLISGGGSGGSGGQAASQRNSHVFKPMLPPRKPEDLDMLAAQLNELGVSQGPEAPPRPNRQHKGPAASSTSNLVQPVSSNDQNSKQMPQSSSILDQALSVESDSDDDLEDVGGNNARNDGTLLASDPPKPLPEFSPFRPSTDPSSTSSHNAQNSHLEGGAPNRPLPPTPDEEESGDRTLVMKRKLSQMSDDRATTASNNRCSEADEQLLLKEWDFTRFFQGFNDRLDKMKQQEHTQDTTETNHHSVNEDRSTSSSEKTLKNQEQLSRRKYDNNPQQQHHQKQQQQQQQQQLKAVHRRQESDSKLGNTSSAFARAFRRENSDFFPSTRHSAYLQKSDFTRSSIFSSGNRRGSEISVAGIVGKKGTSVSAGEPVLTDFSFGRDGLQRPRREKTESEIVFGSKHEGRRFDFGREKDGTMRRRSCRPSDAVSAAIDEAGTIKSTASTTASEYSPIVIQNRESSDRPRGAGGGADFQRSDSSPGSRPSSVLPDLLTSSPGQRQDKTTSEEYRQAVKSPPPFALQQKQRSFLTFGFGAGPARRESHVNVNVTPTSHDLASDTPEIRKYKKRFNSEILCAALWGVNLLIGTENGLMLLDRSGQGKVYQLISRRRFQQMEVLEGQNILVTISGKKNRVRVYYLSWLKSKILRTDGHSDQVERRNGWINVGDLQGAVHFKIVKYERIKFLVIALKDSIEIYAWAPKPYHKFMAFKSFGELAHRPLLVDLTIEEGTRLKVIYGSADGFHAVDLDSATVYDIYLPKHTQGPICPHCIVALPNSNGMQLLLCYDNEGVYVNTYGRVSKTMVLQWGEMPTSVAYIGTGQIMGWGNKAIEIRSVESGHLDGVFMHKKAQRLKFLCERNDKVFFSSAKGGSSCQIYFMTLNKPGMANW